Proteins encoded in a region of the Scomber scombrus chromosome 16, fScoSco1.1, whole genome shotgun sequence genome:
- the tinagl1 gene encoding tubulointerstitial nephritis antigen-like, whose amino-acid sequence MNLFLLTMATLLLVVGEGTAERILSRRTKRELATPLHVGGIRDPYGSYCQRRGGCCPGRDDLCTVPYLDTICYCDLFCNRTVSDCCPDFWSQCLGVEPPFIGTCERNGNKFFTGQTYKENCNLCTCGVTGRWECEQHACLMEPDIIHAVNRGNYGWKAANYSQLYGMTLDEGIRYRLGTQRPSRTIMNMNEIQMNMDPLTDRLPLYFNSLEKWPGKIHEPLDQGNCAASWAFSTASVASDRISIQSMGRMTPQLSPQNLISCDTRNQGGCAGGRIDGAWWYLRRRGVVTEDCYPYVQPQQTPAEIGRCMMQSRSVGRGKRQATQRCPNTHNYHNDIYQSTPPYRLSSNDKEIMKEIMDNGPVQAIMEVHEDFFVYKSGIYKHTDVSFTKPSQYRKHGTHSVRITGWGEERHYDGTSKKYWIAANSWGKNWGENGYFRIARGDNECEIETFVIGVWGRITMEDMKNHHHHHRRRHI is encoded by the exons ATGAACCTCTTCCTGTTGACTATGGCAACGCTGCTCCTGGTGGTGGGAGAGGGAACTGCAGAAAGAATCCTGTCAAGAAGGACCAAAAGGGAGCTTGCCACTCCACTCCATGTAGGCGGCATCAGGGACCCCTATGGCTCATATtgccagaggagaggaggctgcTGCCCAGGTAGGGACGACCTGTGCACAGTGCCCTACCTGGACACCATCTGCTACTGTGACCTGTTCTGCAACCGCACTGTCTCTGACTGCTGCCCAGACTTCTGGAGTCAATGTCTCGGCGTGGAGCCACCTTTCATTG GCACCTGCGAAAGAAATGGAAACAAGTTCTTTACGGGGCAAACATACAAAGAGAACTGCAATTTATG CACATGTGGGGTCACAGGACGCTGGGAGTGTGAGCAGCATGCCTGTCTGATGGAGCCTGACATTATCCATGCTGTCAACAGAGGAAACTATGg GTGGAAAGCAGCTAACTACAGTCAGCTCTACGGCATGACTCTGGACGAGGGTATCCGCTACCGCCTGGGAACTCAGAGACCCTCCAGGACTATTATGAACATGAATGAGATCCAG ATGAACATGGATCCTCTGACAGACCGTCTGCCGCTCTATTTCAACTCCTTAGAGAAATGGCCTGGGAAGATTCATGAACCACTTGACCAGGGAAACTGTGCAGCATCCTGGGCTTTCTCAACTGCAT CTGTGGCATCAGACAGAATCTCCATCCAGTCAATGGGTCGCATGACTCCTCAGCTGTCGCCACAGAACCTCATTTCTTGCGACACAAGAAACCAGGGAGGTTGTGCCGGTGGACGCATCGATGGGGCCTGGTGGTACCTCCGACGTAGAGG AGTGGTGACAGAAGACTGTTACCCATACGTGCAACCACAGCAAACACCAGCAGAAATTGGCCGCTGTATGATGCAGAGTCGTTCAGTTGGCCGGGGGAAGAGGCAGGCCACACAGCGCTgccccaacacacacaactaccACAATGACATCTACCAGTCAACACCACCCTACAGGCTCTCATCCAAT GACAAGGAGATTATGAAGGAGATCATGGATAATGGCCCTGTGCAAG CTATTATGGAGGTCCACGAGGACTTCTTTGTCTATAAGAGTGGGATCTACAAACACACTGACGTCAGCTTCACCAAACCTTCACAATACCGCAAACATGGCACACACTCAGTCAGGATCACTGG gtggggagaggagagacactATGATGGGACATCAAAAAAATATTGG ATTGCTGCCAACTCCTGGGGAAAGAACTGGGGAGAGAATGGCTACTTCCGTATTGCTCGCGGGGACAATGAGTGTGAGATTGAAACGTTTGTGATCGGCGTGTGGGGCAGGATCACGATGGAGGACATGAAaaaccatcatcaccaccatcgtCGTCGACACATTTAG
- the LOC133997072 gene encoding lens fiber membrane intrinsic protein-like yields the protein MLPLKMSCSAVAPLSQLKMYSFMGGGLFCAIVGNILLVVSTATDYWMQYRLSGNYAHQGLWRYCMSNKCYMQTDSIAYWNATRAFMILSGMSCFAGIIAGIMSFAHFSSFERFNRSFAAGIMFFVSTFFVLLGMAIYTGVTINFLGRRFGDWRFSWSYILGWVAMLMTFFAGIFYICAYRMCECRRGTGPR from the exons ATGTTGCCACTAAAAATGAG TTGCTCTGCAGTGGCCCCGTTATCTCAGCTCAAGATGTACAGCTTCATGGGAGGGGGCCTCTTCTGTGCTATCGTGGGTAATATCCTGTTAGTGGTCTCCACTGCAACTGACTACTGGATGCAGTACCGCCTCTCTGGAAACTATGCTCACCAGGGTCTGTGGAGGTACTGCATGTCCAACAAGTGCTACATGCAGACTGACAGCATAG CTTACTGGAATGCCACCCGAGCCTTCATGATCCTTTCAGGGATGTCATGCTTTGCAGGCATCATCGCTGGCATCATGTCCTTTGCACACTTCTCCTCATTTGAAAGGTTCAACCGCTCCTTTGCTGCAGgaataatgttttttgtctcCA cTTTCTTTGTTCTATTGGGTATGGCCATCTATACTGGAGTGACAATAAACTTCCTGGGAAGGCGCTTTGGTGATTGGCGCTTCTCCTGGTCCTACATACTGGGCTGGGTGGCCATGCTCATGACCTTCTTTGCAG GTATTTTCTACATATGTGCCTACAGAATGTGTGAATGCAGGAGAGGAACAGGCCCACGCTAG